The genomic segment GTTGTCCTTCGAAAGTATCTCACGGACGAGATCCCGCCGCGTGTCGAAGAGTACCTGGCGAATGGGCGTCACGACTGCCGACGAAACGAAGAACCCCCTTCCGTCGACAATATTGTGATCGGAAATAACTGCCGGGCCATCAGTCACGCCGCCGCCAGAGCAACCGAACTTGGCTTCCGAGCAGAGACCTGCGGCTCTGACAATCAGGGTCCCGCTGCTGAATTCGGCAAGACACTCGTGGAACAGGCCGCTCAAGCCAGCCCGGGCGATCAGCCGGTTTGCTTCATTCACGGTGGAGAAACGACCGTCTCACTCGCAGGAGTTGACTCCCCCGGCAAAGGGGGACGCAACCAGGAAGTCGCGCTCGCCGCCGCTCTGGCGATGCGATCACATCCCGAGTTTACCGACCGTCTGACGATTCTGGCGGGTGGAACCGATGGAGAGGATGGGCCCACCGACGCAGCAGGTGGCTACGCTGATTACAAGGTGCACGAGCGCGCCACCGGGCTCGGCCTCTGCCTTGAAGATCATCTCCGTCGCCACGATGCCTACAACCTCCTCGACCGCTGCGACTCACTGCTCCGGGTCGGCCCCACACATACCAACGTGATGGATCTCACCATCACGCTGGTATGGCCATAGACTGCTTTCCATCCGGTCGAGCGACCTCTCTGGCCGACGGCGGTCAGAACGCGGAATCTGCTTTACTGCCCGGCGGGCGCGGCAGTGGAATCGACGAACGGAACCGAGTCGGCCAGATAACGCCAGTTCTTGAGAAACGAAATCAGGTCGACCATCTGTTGCGGGTTCACCTGCTTCTCGAATTCCTGCGGCATGAACGACGTTCCGTTGGAGCCAAACTCTTCGATGTCGCCGCGAGACAACGTCAGTGACGTCCCCTTGCTCTGTTTGAGCGTGATCGAATGCGGGGTTTCTTCAGCCAGGATTCCCGTTGCGATCTTGCCGTCGATCGTAACTGCCGTGTAGCTGAAATAGTTGTTGTCGATGGCCCGGTTCGGATCCAGGATTGATACGAGGAGTTCGTCGGGACGCTTGGTCCGCGTATCACTGATATCTGGTCCGACGCGCACCCCTTCCTCGCCAATTTGATGGCAGATCGAACACTGCTGCTTGAACAGTTCCTTGCCTCGAATGGCGGACGGGCGATCGAGAGTGGCGGAAGTGAGCACGTCTCGATAAGCCACCAGCACCGACTCGCGGCTCGCAACCGTCTGCGAAGCCTGAAGTTCTCCGAACAGTTTCCGGATCTCCTCATCGCGAGAACGACTCAACCGCGTTCTCTGATCAGCAGCGAACTCTCCAAAACGGAGCTGTCCTGACTGCACGGTCTTCAGCAGGGCAATCGTCCGGCTGGTATCGCCGAGACAGAAATCGACCAGCTCCCGCCGCATCAGCGGCGTCTCTTGTCGGATGAGTGAGATCAGCTCTTCAGACTCCTCTTGCGAGATGTGATACCCTGCTCCGTCGAGCGAACGAAGTGCTGCCGTCCGCAGATTCATCGCCTCGGTTTGATCGAAGATCAGATCAGACAGCAACGTATGAATTTCTGTTCCGCCCAAGTACTCGAACATCTGAATGGCGGCCAGTCGTTCGCCTTCGTCGCTCCCGGGCCTGGCCTGCGTGAGCAGCGTTTCGACAAACGCCTTCAGATTCCCGTCCACGGCTGCATTGGTCCGGACGGATTCCAGCTTCTTCCACAACGATTGCCCACGCGACCGAAGCCCTTCCCCAAGTCCCATCAAAACGGTCGCCCGATCATCCACTGAAGTGGAGTTCTTCGACTCGAACAGGGAAACCAGCAGGCGATCGATTCCGGCAGAGTCGTTTACGATTCCGAGCAGTCCAGCCGATTCTTTCAGCAGGATGAGGCGGACCTCGGAATTCTTTGTCGATGTCCGCAATGCGAACTGAAGAAACTCCGGCAACTGGCTCTCTTCGCAAAGTAACAGAGCGGCCCGCACGGCCCATTCATCTCCGCCCTGCTCGACTACGGCATTCACAACATCGCTCAATTCGTTCGATTTGAGCGGAGCGATCCGCTGCAGAGCCAGCATGGCTTCGAACCGGACGGGACCTCGCGGATCCCGAAGACAGTTCAGCAAATCGTCTCGCAGAGTCGCACGGAGATCGAACGGTGTTTTCGATGAGAGCCGAGACACGGCCGCCAGATGTTGCACCCGAACCCGGGAATCGCCGTGCCGTAACCCGGCCTGCAACTGCTTCACATTGAGCTTGTCGAACAGTTCGAGCACCTGCAGAGCCGAATTCATGGCCTGAGCACTCGTTTCCGCATCAATCCACTTCGCAACTTCTCCGGCGACGGAAGGATCCTTCTCAGCCACAAGCAGCCGCCAGGCGGTCTGCTGCTCCCAGTCATTCTCGCTCTTCAGCCAGCTCAGAATCTGCTCCCTGTTCACCGTCTCCGGCGAAAAATCGGACTCGTTAACGCCTTTGCGAACGATCCTCCAGATGCGACCTCGATCGTTGCCAAGTGTGAGATCAGGACGTTGTTTAAGCTCATCTGGCATGAACTGCGGATGCTCGATCACGGCCCGGTACATATCGAGGACATACAGCGAGCCATCCGGACCGATCTTGCAGTTGACCGGGCGGAACCATTCATCGCGGCTGGCGAGGAATTCATGCTCCTGATGCGGATTCTCAGCGGCGAGCGTCGAGCCACTGAACTCGATCGCGTCCCGATGCACCAGATTGGCTGTCGGATCGCAGGCGTAAATAAAGGTGTTCTTTACCCCGGCATCCGCGGCCGTTTTGCTCGCCGGACCGGCCAGTGCCGCCGTCTGAGCGCTCAACACACCACAGGCAGCGGTGAACTGCCCCTGATGCAGATTGGACGTGGTCCAGTTGCCTGTCAGCGGAGCCAGTTTGGAATCGGCGGCTGAAGGAGAGACGTCATGAATCAGCGATGAAATCCGCAACTTGGGCTGCCGTTCGAGATGGGAGTAATCGAACATCACCTGCATGCAGGGATTGCGGTTCGAGCAGATCAGTCGATAACCGAACTCGTCGAAGCTCATGCCGAACTGCCCGTTCCCGGCGACCGCTTCACATTCCCCTGTGTGCGGATTGAACCGCAAATCTTTCCCGCGAAGATCGATGGGCTCTTTCAGTTTCGGCCAGTCGGGATGAGCGACCTCCACTTTTCCGCCGCGAATCCCGTTCGCTAGATAGATCCAGCCGTCTGGTCCGAGAGTAGGATGATTCGCCCTCAGCTGAGGATTCTCTTCCGTGAACCCCGTCAGCCAGACCTCACGGCTGTCGGCTTTGTCATCGCCGTCGGTATCCCCCATGAACTCGACCGAGCCGCTGAGCGCGACAATCACGCCGTTCTTCCACGGCAGTAGACTGGTGGCGAACAACAGATTGTCCGCGAAGATGGTCGCCGACTCGTAGACGCCGTCGCTGTCCTGGTCTCGCAGCACCTTGATTCGGCTCTTCGGCTCTTCCCCGTCCCCGGGTCCGTTGGGATAGTCACGCATCTCGACGACCCACATCCGCCCCTGCTCGTCGAAGGTCAGATGAACCGGATCGATCACAGCCGGCTCGGAAGCGGCAAGAGAGATCTCGTATCCCTCCTGGAGTTCAAATTCCTTGAGAGCTGCTTCCGGCTCGAGTGGTCCGGCATTGGCGGCCGGAAGCAGAAGGAGATGAAAAAGAAGGACGGGAACGAGGGACGCAATGAGGGTGGGGGCGTGGTTCATCAATTCTCTCTCAAGGGACTGGGAGATGGGCGGGACTTACACTGAGCGCTCCTTCAATGCAACTGTCTGGAAAGCAGATCAGTTGGCAGCGGGCGGGGGCGGTGGAGGCGGGGGTGTTGATCCGGAAAACTCGGCCACCTGATTAATCGGGGTCCACGCGGACATCCCGGCGCTCCAGGCATACGAACTCTCAGGAACCTGACCGGCCGCCATCCCCTGGACAACCTGATCCTTCGTGAAGGGCCCGAGAGTCTGGCCGTTGTGTGAAATGTGCCACACGCCGCCCGGCGGAGGCGGGGGAGCCGCTCCGGTCTGACCGGTGAAACCGCCCCCTGCTCCGACCATGCGGTTGGCCATGGCGAAACCCATTCCGAGTCCCATGCCTTCGGCTGCTCCGCCACCAGCGGGGTTCTCGGCGGCGGCCATCATGGCGTTGCCCATCTGGAACTGCTGGAACTTGTTCATATCGCCAATCACACCCATGCTCGAACGGGTGTCGATCGCTTTTTCGACTTCTTCCGGCAGCGAGATATTTACGATGAAGAGCTGCGGCACATCAAGGCCGTACTCATCATCGACTCGCTCACAGACGAACTGTCGAAGCTGCTCGGAGAATTCGTTGTACTTTCCGGCCAGATCGAGAGCAGCGATCTGATTCTCGCCCAGCATGTCGGCCAGCGAGGTGTTGATCATTGACCGCATCAGTTCGGTCACTTCGTCGGCATCGAACTGTCCATCGGTCCCGACGAGTTCTTTCAGCAGGGCTCTGGGATCGATCGCCCGCAAGCCGTAAGTTCCGAATGCCCGCAGACGAATCGGGCCGAAATCGGGGTCCCGCATCATAATCGGATTCGGCGTGCCCCATTTCAGATCGGTAATCTGCTTTGTGCTCACGAAGTAAACTTCCGACCGGAACGGGCTGTCGAATCCGTATTTCCAGCCCTGCAGGGTGGAAAGGATCGGCAGGTTGTCGGTTGTCAGCGTATAATGGCCCGGTTCGAACACATCGGCGATTTCGCCGCGATGCACGAAAATTGCGGTCTGCCCGGGTCGAACGATGAGCTGGGCCCCGTGCTTGATTTCGTTCTGATACCGCGGAAACCGCCAGACGAGGGTATGACGGGAATCGTCAATCCACTCGATAATGTCGATCAGTTCCGCACGTAGCTTGTCAAAGAATCCCATGAGAAGATGGTCCTCAGCAGTGCTGTGAATTAAGGGATGTGAATGCCCGCAGGAACGGAGGAGCAAGAACTCCGTCCCCGGTTTCCTCAGACGAAAGTCGAGACTATCATACCTCCATCGGCGGCGATCGTCACCAGAAAGTCCGAACTTGAGGACATTCGAGCCAGGCCGCCGCTCGGGTGATAACGAAACAACGACCGAACCGGATCAAAAACTTCCGGGACTGGATGAACTGAAATGAAAGTAATCCTGGCCAATCCCCGCGGCTTCTGTGCCGGCGTGAATATGGCGATCAAGTGTCTGGAAGAAGCCGTCCGGATGTTTGGTTCCAATATTTATGTGTATCACGAAATCGTCCACAACCGCTATGTGGTCGATCGTTTCACACAGGAAGGCGTGACCTTTGTCGATGAACTTGAGGATGTCCCCGAGGGGTCGATTCTCCTTTTCAGCGCCCATGGTGTCTCCCCGGCCGTTCGCGCCATCGCCCGCGAGCGCAACCTGCAGACCATCGATGCCACCTGCCCGCTCGTCACGAAAGTGCATCTCGAAGCGATCAAGTATTCGCGAGCCGGTTACAACATTATTCTGATCGGTCACGAAGGACACGACGAAGTCATCGGCACGATGGGCGAAGCCCCCGAGAGCATTACACTCGTCGAAACGGCCGAGGATGTCCAGAAACTCGAATTCCCGGCGGATGCGAAGATCGCCTTTCTGACACAAACGACGTTGAGCGTGCAGGAAGCCAGCCAGGTGATCGCCGCCCTGCGGGAACGATTCCCTCAAATCGAATCGCCACCCAAAGAAGATATCTGCTACGCGACCACGAATCGACAGGAAGCGGTTTCGATTCTGTCTCAGGAAGCGGAACTTGTGCTCGTCCTTGGCAGCCAGAACAGCTCGAACAGTAAACGCCTGCAGGAACTGGCCAACGACAACGCCAAGCGTTCCTTCCTGATCGATGGCGCTCACGAGATTCGAGCGGAGTGGTTCGAAGGTGTGGAGACCGTTCTGATCACGGCTGGAGCGAGTGCCCCTGAAGTTGTGGTGCAGGAGTGCGTCGACTACATCGTTCGCGAGTACGGAGCGGAAGTGGCGCAGCGGACCATTCAGGAAGAGAATGTGAAGTTCCCGCTGCCCAAAGAACTTCGGCGTCTGCAGACCGCCAGTCAACAGCAGTGATCAGATCTCATGGCGGGCGAAACGAACGGGCCGATTGATGCTTATGTCGCACTGAACCTCGTTAAGGGGATCGGGCCGCGACTGCAGACCATTCTGCTCGAACGCTTCGGCTCCCCGGAAACAGTTCTGCGAGCTTCGGATGCGGAGCTTTCATCGGTCCCCGGAATCGGCAAGAAGATCATCGATGCACTCCGCCACGATGACCATCGCGATATGGCCCGCCGCGAGCTGGCCGACTGCGAAGCGAACGACCTGTCAGTCATCACGCACGATTGCCAGGACTATCCCCCACTTCTGCGACAAATTCCCGACCCGCCGCTCGTCCTCTACTGCCGTGGACGCATCGAGCCGCGCGATCAACTCGCGGTGGCTATTGTTGGCTCCAGAAACTGCACGCTCTACGGACGCCGCATGGCCGAACAGTTCGCGGGCGGACTGGCACGAGCGGGCATCACCGTCATCAGCGGGCTGGCCCGTGGCATCGACGCGGTTGCACATCGGGCCGCTCTGCAGGCAGGTGGGCGAACAATCGCTGTCTGTGCCAGCGGGTTGCTCAAGATGTATCCGCCGGAACACACGAACTTCGCTCTGGAAATTGCTCAGCAGGGAGCCGTGATCTCGGAATCCCCCCTGCTCCGCAGCGCGAGCCGAGGGCTCTTCCCGCAACGAAATCGCATCGTCTCCGGCATGTGTCTCGGCGTGATCGTCATTGAAGCTTCCCGCACGAGCGGCACGCTGCACACCGCTCGGCACGCCATGGAACAGGGACGCGAGATCTTCGCCGTGCCCGGTCCGCTCGACAGCCGTGAAAGCGAAGGCTGCCACCAGCTCATTCGCGACGGCGTCCAACTCGTGCGCGGCGTCGACGATGTGCTCGAAGGACTCGGCCCCCTGATGCAACCGGTCCAGATGCAGTACACGCCCCCGGCCGCCCGCAGGCAATCCACCGCCGAACCGGCTCCGCAGTCGACGCAAACCGTCGAAGTGCAGGTTCCCCGTCAACTCAACCTGAGTGACCAGCAGACGCAGATTCTGAACCTGATCACCAACGATCCGATCCTGGTTGACACCATCATCGAACAGTCGGGCATCGAAGCCTCACGAGTCCTCTCGACGCTGACCATTCTGCAAATGAAGAAACTGGTCGAACGACTCCCCGGCAACCAGGTCGTCCGTTCGCGGTTTCTGTAACGAGTATAGACAATAAGGACTTTACTATTGCGAACGCGGACGAACGCCGTTTGTGCCCGGAATAACTTTACGCTCATCCGCAAGGCTGAAGCCTTCTGGAAACGGCTTGAACGGATCACTTGGAGGCTCAAGGTGGTTTTGAAAATCACGTAACGCACTGACATCGATTTCAGCAACGACGAAATAATCGGCGAGCCCTCCTTTAACGCGGACGGCGTCACGTCTCCACGCATCTTTTGCCGGAATCCGGACTCGACTATCCCCAAACATCCTATTGTTCACTAACGCGACGAAACAGTGAATATCCAGGGCAGACGCATCAACCAAAGCCGAAAAAGACTCAAGATCCTGATTCCAACTCAACACAAACAGTGAATCAATCTCCCCCCTAAAGCGAATCCTGTGCTCCATATCCGTTAGCTCACTGCAAATCAGTAGTCCAAAACTAAAACCGAAATGCTCAAAGACTCGCTTTCTTTCAAGGCCGTCTCTGCTTACCCCTAGGCTCACACCGTGAACCTGCCGCAACTCATCGCGTTCGTGATGAGCCGGCTTTCCTTTTAGCTGCGTTAGCCTCACCCATGAGGGGAAGCCAAGGCGATTATCAGTAAGGAACAACCGCGCAGGGCTATCCACCATCTTCGGAATATCAGAATGAGCAACGTACTCCTCTCCAGCGATTACGGAGATCCCCGACCGAAGCAAGCTTTCGGCGATCGTTCGCATCCAACGAGACGGGATGGACAATTCTGGAAATAACACGTAGTCGGGACGAGCCTCACGTGGCGATGTCAGAATCGCATTGCAAAGTCTGGCGACCCTGCTGAACCGGCTTGCACGATGATCAGGATTGCCCCCAGCTGCAGCATGCCAACTTTGCATTTCGGTCAAGAAGCTTGTAACTGCAATGCGGATCCGTTTCTTCCCAGAACCGAATCCAATCCTTAAACGTTCTATCTCATCATTCCTAAATGATGCATCCGATACGTCCTTTTTAGCAGCATATCCACTGACTCCGCCCTCTCCACCAGTTTTGTAGTGCGTGCCTCTAATAATATTGAGAGACTCTTTTATCATGCTCACATTTGCCGTTATTTCGGGAAACAGAATCGAGAGATCTTCGTTCCCGAGCGGTCGAGTAGGAAACAAAAGTGGAAAGGCAAATCTGTCTTTGATCTCGAACTTGTCCAGCATCGTAGAGACTGCCGAACAGCGTTCTTTAAGCGATTCCGGAAAATCACATTCCGGGTACTTGAAGTCGGGAGCGTAGGTTCGTTCGATCTCCCTCAGCAATACACTCTTAAGCGGATCTCTTCCGAGATCGTGCCAAAACAGCAGTTCACTACAAGGGATAATGTGTGAATATGAATCGAAAGCAGTAGGTGAGATCTTACATATTTCGTCGTACGCACGCAGAGCCCGTGCGGGACTACCGCCTACCTGATCTACGGAATAGGCTTTAAGAAATGCCTCTTCAAACGCGGATCTGAGATGCTTCATAAATCCATCCCAGATCACCGCGGATTCCTCGATTTCCTTGCCCCCTTGAATAGATGTCGTTCCACGGTTGCGCACCTCTGTGAGAATGTCTACAACCGTCGAAACAATCGTTGTCGCATATTCCCAATCACTGCAATAGGAACAAATTGAAATCAGACGGGGGAGATAATCAATCAGCTCAAATAGCTTACCAGGAGCGATAACATGCCGGAGAGCAAACTCATAAAACTCCTCTCTTTCTGTTCGCCATTCATCGGGGGGGATCGCATCGGAGATTGCATCAATATTTCGCAGAAGGATCGCAAACCCCAATCGCTTTAACAGCAGAGTGTCCGTCTTTCTAAGCGAATCTCCATCCGAACTGCCATCCCTTGATGTCGAAAGAACCCGGGCTGATGACGATTTCTCCAAGTCGCGAAGATTCGGAAGTAAACGCCACTCGCTTGAGACCTCATCCACCTTCGACTTTATCGCGTCCAAAATATCAGGATTGTCGATGAGAAAAATTCGCTGTTTCTCTTTCTGAAAATCAACCTTTGATTTCCTTCCATACGAAAGCTTGACGCTGAGATCGCCCCGCTTGCTCGATATCAGTTCCTTTGCATGCTTTTCAATCCAGACTAGTACGTCTGCTCCAGTTGCAAATGATCGGTTGTCCGGAAGAACAAGAAATACATCATCAACGTATCTCGCATAATATATGGGTGAAAGCTTCTCTCTAATTAGTCGATCGAATTGTATTAGAAAGGCATTCGCAATAACACGTGATGCTCCTGACCCGACGGGAAGTCCGGTAGGTCGCGTTTGGGTGTAGCCTGGAACCTGCCGTGCCCAACACTCGAACGCTTCAACCAATTGGCGAGTAAACGCCTCATCTAGACCTGAAAAGTCAACAGGCTCTTCACGCGCTATTGTGAGCTCACGTTTAAACTCGTCATCGAACAGAAAACTTGGGTCGATTCGATGGAAAAACTTCTGAAAATCCATCGTTATCGCTACGACACGCCTACCAGCTTCAAGCTCCCGTCTGATTGCTGCGAATCCGCCGTCGCGCCACTTTCGATAAGACTTAAAGTATGGTTCGAAGCTTTGCCAAATCTGCTTATGGTATTTTCGTGACCCCGCAATTCTTCTAAGTCGAGCCCCGAGAGCCGATGGTTCGAGTGCAGCATCGATTTTCTCACCAACAAGATTGATCCAAAGGGCGCATACCACGTGCATTTGGACCGTGAAATCTGCCATTTGGCGAAACTCGGCGTTCAATCGCTGCGGTTTTTGCTTCCCTTTGGCCGTTTTGGCCGCTTCATCTAGCTCAAAGACTCTCGCCCAGCTATCACGTGCATTCGACGCAAAGAAAACCGGACCTGAAACTGGCTCCTTGGGGGGAGTGAGTTTCTTTGGTACAAACGTCGCGGCTCCAATAAACTCAATGTCTTGATACCATGGCCTGTCATTATCTAACAAGCGTTCCCTCAACTCTCTTATATTTTCGTCAAGATTGGCTTCAAACCGAGCAAATTTGAGCGAATTGGGAATAGTCCTTTCGTAGAAATGGTCTGCTTTAGCCTTTCTGTACGCAAGATACAGTTCTTCAAACGAAAACAAGTCATCGTATTGTTCAGCTGCCATCGTTTCGACATATCGAGGAAAGAATTTGAATTGCCCGAGGTTAATCCCCGTTGACCAGCAAATACAAGAACTGAACAAAAAAAAAGCTACCAACATTAAGGTCGGTAGCTTTAACGCGTGAGGCGAATTCGATTCAATCTCACGCCCATTCGCGGCGGCCGCGGGCGCGGAGGAGGTTGGCTTCGTTGTCGTTGACGAAGTCTTCCGTCACCGGATCGATCGTGAGCTTGCGGTTCAGGATCCACGACAGAGCGGCTGCGTGGCAGGCGATGTGTGAGCGACGCATCACGTCCTGATTGGCGGCTGTCATCTCGCGGGAACGCATGCAGTCGAAGAAGTTGCGGGCGTGGGCACTGACGTCGATGCCGCGAACGCGCTTTGTCCCTTCCGGCAACTGCTTCTGGAGTTCGTCCGACGAGGCGACAATCTCACCCTCATCACCCGTTTCAACCCAGCCCTTTTCGCCGACGAAGCGAACCGGACAGGTGCCGAGGCGGGTGATGTACTGCGGCGAACGATCTTTGAATGGATCGGACAGGAAGTCCATCACCAGCTTCACGCCGTTGGCATAGGTGCAGACGATATTCTTCTCCGAGGGCTCGTACGTCAGCGGCATCGTGTCGTCGGACTGATTGGCCCACTGGCAGATATCGAGCGTGTGAGCGCCCCAGTCGAGAAGGCGGGCGCCGGAATCGAAGTCCCACTGGCCACGCCAGCGGCCATTCACATACTGCTGATTGAACGGACGCCACGCAGCTGGTCCGAGCCACATGTTCCAGTCGACCACGTCCTGCGGCGGCCGCGGTTCGGCCGGCAGCCAGGTGTTATCGAGCGTGGGCATATAGACCGAGGCGTGCAATTCCTTGATCTTGCCGAGCTTGCCGTTGTGGACGAACTCGACGGCATCTTTGAAGTTCGGCACGCTGCGGCGTTGCGTTCCGGCCTGAAAGACCCGCTTCTCGGCGTGGATCGTATCGGCCAGTTCCTGGCAGTCGCGGATGGTGATCCCGCACGGCTTTTCAGAGTAGACATCCTTCCCGGCTTTGGCGGCTTCAATCGAAGCAGCCGCGTGCCAGCGGTCACCGGTGGCGATCAGCACGGCGTCGATATCCTGCCGGGCAAGCAGTTCGCGGAAGTCGCGATAAAGCTTGCATTCGCTGTCGCCGTAGGTTCCATCGACAAGAGCCTTCCCCTTCTCCCGGCGGCTCTGCTGGACATCGGCGATGGCGACGCAGCGGATGTCGTTGAACTTCAGCATTGCAGTCAGGTCGTACGTGCAACGGGGGCCGATGCCGATGACGCCGAGGTTGATGCGATCGCCGGGCGCGGTGTTGCCATCGCGGCCGAGTGCACTGGCGGGAACAAAGCTGGCCATCGAAAGAGCAGCTGTCGCGGAAGCGGAGCTCTTCAGAAAGTTGCGGCGGGAATCCTGACTCGGGGTGTCCATGAATCCGGTCTTTCTCTGATTGGGGGTGAGGTCGGAGGCGAGCGACATATCAGTGAATGCCATGGTATCAAGCCGCCATCGCCGATGCACCCTCGTGCAGGTTTTCACGGCCTGCCGCCGGTGCGGTTTGTCATCGCACGTTGGGATAAAATCGGGCCAGCCAGTGGGGTGAGGCGCCGGCGTGGGCCAGCGTGATGATGCTCCAGTTCTTCAGCGTTTGTCGCAGCATCCCCTGCCGCTCCCAGCGACGGGCGCTCACGAGGATCCGTTCTTCAGAGACCCGAATCTTTCCCCGACGGGCCAGCGTTTTCGAGAAGAGCAAATCTTCCAGAAAAGGGACATCGGGGAAGCCGCCGAGTTCGTGGAACAGATCCCGCTTCAGAAAAAGGCCCTGGTCGCCATATGCCCATTGCAGAGCGCGGGTACGAAGCCGGTTTCCCCGTTCCATCAGGCGATAACGGCTGCGGGAATGATCGATCTGCTGGGTGAAACAGCCGGCGGAGGTACGGGACTGAGCGAGAATCGCGACCGCATCCCGCAGGCAGCCGGGCGTCAACTGGCAGTCGGCATGCAGAAACAGAAGAACACTTCCGCGAGCCCGTTCCGCCCCCAGATTCTGTTGCTTTGCCCGGCCGCGAGGACTGTTCAGGACAAGATCGGCGGCCTGGGCATTCTCCAGAGTGGCATCGGTGCTGCCTCCATCGACGACAATGATCTCCGTCGTAACTTCCTTGAGATCCGGGAGTTGCCGCAGCGATTCGATCAACGGACCGATTCGATCGGCTTCGTTCAGAACGGGGATAATGATCGAAAGATCCATCGGAGTTCACAGGAAGTGGCAAGCTGGGCAACAGAGGGGCTCGGCGGCGGAGATTCACGTTGTGCCGGTTGTAATGCCGATAAGAAACGAGAGCGCCCGGAACGAGAACTCGTGGACCGTTATGCAGACTACCGCTTATCAAGTCAATGTGAAGGAGCTATTCAACGGTCCTGTCGACCTGTTGCTGTACCTCGTGCGCAAACAGGAACTCGATATTCTCTCCGTTTCTCTGGCCGAGCTGGCCGATGGCTTCCTCACTTATCTCGAAGTGCTCGAGATTATCGACTTCGACATCGCAGCTGATTTCGTGGTCGCCGCTTCCGCTCTGGTCGAAATCAAGAGCCGCATGGCGCTGGTGAAGACCGAGACAGTGGAAGAGGAGGAAGAAGAAGCCGAGGAATCGGACGCCAATGAGCATCTCATTCAGCATCTGCTGCAGTACAAGCAGCTCAAAGAGGCGGCGGATGTTCTGCAGGAACAGGCCCTCGCCTGGCAGGACCGTTATCCCCGGCTCGCCGATGAACGCCCGCACGAAAAGCGGTCCATCGCCGATGACCTCATTAAGGATCTGGAGATCTGGGACCTGGTGGGGGCCTTCTCGCGAATTGTGAAGAAGAAGTCGACCGAGCGGGAAGAACTGCTGCGGTTCGATGCGACGCCGATTCACATCTACGTCGATCAGATCGGCAAGCAGGTGCGGGAAGAAGGTCGTGTGCTGTTCCAGTCACTCTTTGAGAAAGAGGATGACCGCAGCAAGGTGATCGGGATGTTCCTGGCGATTCTCGAACTGCTCCGCCATCATCATTTCCGAGCCGAGCAGAACGTCGACTTCGATGAGATCTGGCTGATGCCCCCGCTTGAAAATAACGTCTTCGAGCAAGACAATGCTCCGTCCACGCCTCCCCCGCAGCTCGCCGCTGAGACCGATGCTGAGGAACCGGAATCGGAAGAGCCGGACGAGGATCACCAGGACGACTTCGACGACTGACCAGAAACTGCATCATGCCCAAGCCGCAGCCCCGCCCCACCATC from the Rubinisphaera margarita genome contains:
- a CDS encoding PVC-type heme-binding CxxCH protein gives rise to the protein MNHAPTLIASLVPVLLFHLLLLPAANAGPLEPEAALKEFELQEGYEISLAASEPAVIDPVHLTFDEQGRMWVVEMRDYPNGPGDGEEPKSRIKVLRDQDSDGVYESATIFADNLLFATSLLPWKNGVIVALSGSVEFMGDTDGDDKADSREVWLTGFTEENPQLRANHPTLGPDGWIYLANGIRGGKVEVAHPDWPKLKEPIDLRGKDLRFNPHTGECEAVAGNGQFGMSFDEFGYRLICSNRNPCMQVMFDYSHLERQPKLRISSLIHDVSPSAADSKLAPLTGNWTTSNLHQGQFTAACGVLSAQTAALAGPASKTAADAGVKNTFIYACDPTANLVHRDAIEFSGSTLAAENPHQEHEFLASRDEWFRPVNCKIGPDGSLYVLDMYRAVIEHPQFMPDELKQRPDLTLGNDRGRIWRIVRKGVNESDFSPETVNREQILSWLKSENDWEQQTAWRLLVAEKDPSVAGEVAKWIDAETSAQAMNSALQVLELFDKLNVKQLQAGLRHGDSRVRVQHLAAVSRLSSKTPFDLRATLRDDLLNCLRDPRGPVRFEAMLALQRIAPLKSNELSDVVNAVVEQGGDEWAVRAALLLCEESQLPEFLQFALRTSTKNSEVRLILLKESAGLLGIVNDSAGIDRLLVSLFESKNSTSVDDRATVLMGLGEGLRSRGQSLWKKLESVRTNAAVDGNLKAFVETLLTQARPGSDEGERLAAIQMFEYLGGTEIHTLLSDLIFDQTEAMNLRTAALRSLDGAGYHISQEESEELISLIRQETPLMRRELVDFCLGDTSRTIALLKTVQSGQLRFGEFAADQRTRLSRSRDEEIRKLFGELQASQTVASRESVLVAYRDVLTSATLDRPSAIRGKELFKQQCSICHQIGEEGVRVGPDISDTRTKRPDELLVSILDPNRAIDNNYFSYTAVTIDGKIATGILAEETPHSITLKQSKGTSLTLSRGDIEEFGSNGTSFMPQEFEKQVNPQQMVDLISFLKNWRYLADSVPFVDSTAAPAGQ
- a CDS encoding SPFH domain-containing protein; protein product: MGFFDKLRAELIDIIEWIDDSRHTLVWRFPRYQNEIKHGAQLIVRPGQTAIFVHRGEIADVFEPGHYTLTTDNLPILSTLQGWKYGFDSPFRSEVYFVSTKQITDLKWGTPNPIMMRDPDFGPIRLRAFGTYGLRAIDPRALLKELVGTDGQFDADEVTELMRSMINTSLADMLGENQIAALDLAGKYNEFSEQLRQFVCERVDDEYGLDVPQLFIVNISLPEEVEKAIDTRSSMGVIGDMNKFQQFQMGNAMMAAAENPAGGGAAEGMGLGMGFAMANRMVGAGGGFTGQTGAAPPPPPGGVWHISHNGQTLGPFTKDQVVQGMAAGQVPESSYAWSAGMSAWTPINQVAEFSGSTPPPPPPPPAAN
- the dprA gene encoding DNA-processing protein DprA — translated: MAGETNGPIDAYVALNLVKGIGPRLQTILLERFGSPETVLRASDAELSSVPGIGKKIIDALRHDDHRDMARRELADCEANDLSVITHDCQDYPPLLRQIPDPPLVLYCRGRIEPRDQLAVAIVGSRNCTLYGRRMAEQFAGGLARAGITVISGLARGIDAVAHRAALQAGGRTIAVCASGLLKMYPPEHTNFALEIAQQGAVISESPLLRSASRGLFPQRNRIVSGMCLGVIVIEASRTSGTLHTARHAMEQGREIFAVPGPLDSRESEGCHQLIRDGVQLVRGVDDVLEGLGPLMQPVQMQYTPPAARRQSTAEPAPQSTQTVEVQVPRQLNLSDQQTQILNLITNDPILVDTIIEQSGIEASRVLSTLTILQMKKLVERLPGNQVVRSRFL
- the ispH gene encoding 4-hydroxy-3-methylbut-2-enyl diphosphate reductase, translated to MKVILANPRGFCAGVNMAIKCLEEAVRMFGSNIYVYHEIVHNRYVVDRFTQEGVTFVDELEDVPEGSILLFSAHGVSPAVRAIARERNLQTIDATCPLVTKVHLEAIKYSRAGYNIILIGHEGHDEVIGTMGEAPESITLVETAEDVQKLEFPADAKIAFLTQTTLSVQEASQVIAALRERFPQIESPPKEDICYATTNRQEAVSILSQEAELVLVLGSQNSSNSKRLQELANDNAKRSFLIDGAHEIRAEWFEGVETVLITAGASAPEVVVQECVDYIVREYGAEVAQRTIQEENVKFPLPKELRRLQTASQQQ